The genomic interval gcctcagtttctttaccttaAAATGGAGGCActagtgggacttccctagtggctcaggttccactgcagggggtgcaggttcgatccctggtcggggaactaagatcccacatgctgtgaggcacggccaaacaaaataataatttttaaaaatgaaggctcTATCAACTAGACTTCgaaataattaaaaaagcaaaaaaccccGAAGTTTCTGAACCAGTCTCTGAGGCTAATGCAGTCctgtgccttaaaaaaaaatttttttgggggggtagagAATTTAGAATTTCAGGGGCTTACCTCCCCCTCGGGGCCTTCATTAAGCCTCTCTGAGGTTCCTGGGCCTCGGATCAAGAATTCCAACCTGCCAATCCTGACATATCACTGGTCTCTTGCCCCCACATCAGTCCCTTTCCTGAGAAGACACACTATTTACCCATTATCAAACACTCACAAGGAAGGGCCAAATACCTCAGGGAAGTAGGTGACTCCACACGAAGAATTATTATACCCTGGGGCTCCTCTTGGGTTCACAATGCGCTTTACCGACAGGAAACAAAGGATGGCAGAGATTCCTTTAGGGGACAAAGACTTCTGGCTGCCCACAGCAGTGGGGCATGGGGAGAGCTTGACCTCAGGAGCTAAAAGGCCCTGGGTTGATATCTCGTCCTGTGACTTAACTGTTATTTGGGCAAATTATTTTACCTTGAGCCAGCTTTTGGGTTCTTCACCTGTAAAACCGGCAGCAGAAACGATAGTAGACGCCAATGCTTCCAAGActtggatttcccagcctcccttgcaaaAGGTCGGGGTCACGTGACTTGTTGTGGCCAATGGTGTGCCTGGAAGAGGCAGCTGTCAGGCCTGGCCGAGGCATTGAGGTGTCCACatacctcctcctcctttctctcgcTTCCTCCATAAGGACCTTGGGGGCCAGTCTTCCAGATGATGCAGCTATGAGATGGAAGAGAGTCTTCCTGCCCCATATCAAAACTTACATGCCTGACAAGTAATGCATGATTGTGCCAAGCCACTGAAATTTCAAGAGTTCTCTGTTATGACAGACTGTGGCAATTACCATGACTGATACAGGGCGGGCTGACAGAGATCTTGGACACAAACCCCTCTGAGGATAGTGGGGGGCCGTTCTTCTTAAAGAAAAGACCTAAACCCTCTATAATTGTCAGCTCACATTGCCACAGCAAAACACCGTAGTCTGGCCTAGACAACAGACGTTTATCTCTCACCCTCTGGAGGCTAAAAATCCAGGTTAAGGATGGTTTGGTCTGGTGAGAATTCTCTTTCTGGCTggcagacagctgccttctcacggggtcctcacatggcagagagaaagagacagtaaGCTCTCTGGGGTCCCTTCTCATGAGGGTGCTAATCCCATCCTGAGGGGACCCTCATGGCTTCATCTAACCATGATTATgtcccaaaggccccacccccAAATCTCATCACACTGGGGGATAGGGTGTCAACTTATGAACTTGCGGGAGGGGGGAACAACTCAGTCTATGGCACCCCATCAAGTCAGGGCTCCTCAGATCTTAAGGGccaaattttacatatattttaaaaattgtattatctttatttacttttgtctgtgctgagtcttccttgctgctcGCGGGCgttctctggttgcagagtgggggctgctctctagagGGGGTGCGTgcgcttctcactgtggtgacttctcttgttgcagagcacaggctctagggagccggctcagtggttgtggtgcccGGCTTagtagttgccctgcggcatgtgggatcttctccaaGTGGGGATCGAACCTATGACcgtgcattggtaggtggattcttaaccactggaccactggggaaatccaggagccaaattttaaaagcagagaagcAGCCCAGGGTGAGATGAGGTGGGAGTTTCATCCAGAGGGAAGAGATGAAGCAAGTTTGCCTCCCCCAGGGCCCATGATTGCTGCCTGCAGCTCTCCCGAAAGAAccctccttttccttcccagTCTGCCGGTCCTCCATCCTGCCCTCATACCAAGATGGCTGAGTCACATACGATTCACAGATTCTTAGACACTTCATCGACTTCTTAGAACTGGGAGACCTCTAGGTCTTACAGGTCATCTTCTCTTGGCTCCTGATTCTTACAGACCACATGTCTGGGCCTGGAGAGGGTATGGGAAACACCAGAGGTCCGGGCTGGCTTGTTCAAATAGGGTAGGCCAGGAGGTAGGTAGTTGCggcaaaggcagagagagagtcCGAATATCAAGAAGCCAGCTGTTTTCATTTCAGCATATACATTTGCATAATTTTGCAAGATAAAGTCTTACTTTACAGTTTTAAGTTTTTACTTGTAAGTATTACGCACGGAAGGCCCCAGGGCCCCCAAAATCCGATCATCTGGCCTGTCAAAGCCTGAATCAGGGTCTCATTCTTTTTCCCGGGCCAGGAGCTTCCTGGGAGCTAGAAAGGGTTTCCGCGGGGTTTGGCCTCGGCTCCCGAGCGGCCTGTGACCATTAACTCCCTCACCCTCCGCCTCCAGCCCAGGGCGGCCGCGGGGGCACCGGTCACGAGGCCGCCAAGGGGTTTCTCCCCACCGCCCCTCGGGCTTCGCGGAGCCGCTGCACCTCTGCCTCCCAAGCCTATGGCCTTGGCCATCGCGCTTCTCCTCTCGGGGGTCCTGCTCCCCTGCTGGGGAGAGTTCGCGCTCTTTAAAAAGGGGTCTACAAAGGTGAGCCAAGAAACATTTTGAACCTTCCGTTCTAGGCGAGGGTGGTGGCCGGGGCATCGCTCTCCATCTAGAAGGGGCCAGTTGGGTTTGGAGAGAGAAGTGGGGGACGGGGCCGAGGtaggggggaggggcgggaggggaCCACCCCCTACTGGGGATTTCTTCTCAGGCTGGAAGCTTGGTGTGCTCCCAAAGGACTCAAAGCCCTTGCTTCACCTCCCTAGTGGCTCTGGAGGTATAAGAAAGTGGCCTTATAACCAGcagcctcctccccctcccctcccctgcctagccccctcccctcccctcctgggaCACTCAGTCCTGCCCCAAGTCACGCTTGCACACCTGCCCTAGCGTCTGCCCCTCTCCATGCCCTTGTAGGCACGcagctctttcctccttttccttcctcgTCTTCCTCTCCACCGCATTCTCTGTCCCTTCCACATCCCCCACTAAAGTGTGATGGGGAGTATTTGGTCCTTCAACACAGGTGACCCTTTGGGACCCACAGAGGTGAGGGGTCCCCCAGGAAAGAAGCAGAGGGAAAAGTCCTAActtcccccttcctctcccctgctCCTCTGAGTGCAGTGGGGGTTGGGACGTGGGGGTGAACTTCTTTAGGACTTCTCTTTCTGGATCCATGGGGCTTTGGCAGTGTCAGGggaccccccacacacacacatggccagAGAGCTGGTGACTTAGGGGTTGTCCCCACAGGCAAATGGGGCTAGGTGCTCCCACCACTCTGAGTGTTTCAGTGACTGCTGTCTCATCAACTTGGACTCTGGTGGCGCCTTCTGTGCCCCTCGGGCCAGAATAACCATGACGTGCTTGCCCCAGGTGAGACCCTGCCCCCGTGGGGCAGCCCCTGCTGGTTCGTAGGGTGGAGATGGTTCAAAAACCCCGCATGGCCGCACCTTTTTTTTCACCCTTTGCTTGAAGCATCCTTTCCCCCCTCTCCACCTGGCAAACTCCTGATCGTCCTGCAATGCAACTCCAGGCGCCTCCTCCAAGAATCCTTCCCTCCTTGGAACTCGCATACCCTCGGGACCCACACCCTCAGCAGAGCATGTATCTCCCTGATTTGCCTGTCTTCTGTCTGCCTCCACCACTGGTCAGAGCTCTGCGAGAGCAGGATTAAAGCATATTCACTTTGGAACCCCCTACCCCCCAGCTTAGTGCCTGCACATAGCAGTTGCTCAACAAACGTTTATTGCATGAATGAGTATCTCTACTCTAACATCACTGCCACAGAGCAGGTGGGAAAAGACCTCCCAATCCATCCCTACCACGCTGCTGCAATGACTGAATTTCTCGAGAGGAGCTGCCCAGGCAGGTTGACGGTTTTGGGATTGGATTTGAATTTAAACCCTGGCTTTACCAACCCCTGTCTTTGTGACCTTAGACAGATCATTTctgctctctgagccttagtttcctcatctgtaaaatgggactaaggTACCCCCCCGACCAGCTTGTTGGGAAAAGTATGTGATCCTGGCAATGACGGTGCTCAGTGAACATGGTTGTTATCAGCTGGTGGAAATGCAAGGAGCAGAACGTACAGTGCATCTTGTTCTTGCCTTTTTTCTGGCCCTGGGCCCAAAACTTTCTAGGGAGGCTGGGCTCAgtctccatctctctgtctgGAGAACTGCCAGTGCTCAGGAAGACAGCCAGGTCCCTCCTGTGGCCTAACTACAACTGAAGTAGCCAGAGGGTCTTTTCATTATGGGCACTTAATCTACTTCGTTTTAATTCCCTCAATGACAAATGGGGTTactattatttccttaaaaaaattatttgtttgacTGTACTAGGTCTAAAGATCCTGGCATGGGGGAATCTTTAGTTCTGGCATATGAACTGTTAgctgcagcatttgggatctagttccctgaccagggatctggGCCCCGGCATTGGGAGctaagagtcttagccactggaccaccagggaagtcccttagtattcccatttgacagatgagggaACTAAGACAAAGAAGCTTGCCTGAGGCCACAATGTTATGAGCTGTAGAGCTGTCAGACCTCAAGTCTGTCTCATTCCATCACTTGGGCTCTTGCTTCTGCTCCCCAAGAAGTTTAAGCCTCCTTCTTCCCTGCTCCTTGGTGGCTTTCAACTCTCTCACCCATTTTCTGCAGACCAGGAGGGCCATCAACATCGTTTGTCCCTGCCGAGTAGGCCTGAAATGCATACAAAAGGACCCAGACTGTAGCCGTAGGTGCCGTTTGATTTAGAGGAGGACGCAGTCTGGTCACTAACACCCTCCTCCCGCCCCTCCTTGAGGGGCCTCATCTTGCTCAAAGAC from Bos indicus isolate NIAB-ARS_2022 breed Sahiwal x Tharparkar chromosome 23, NIAB-ARS_B.indTharparkar_mat_pri_1.0, whole genome shotgun sequence carries:
- the CLPSL2 gene encoding colipase-like protein 2; the protein is MALAIALLLSGVLLPCWGEFALFKKGSTKANGARCSHHSECFSDCCLINLDSGGAFCAPRARITMTCLPQTRRAINIVCPCRVGLKCIQKDPDCSRRCRLI